In one window of Candidatus Sulfuricurvum sp. RIFRC-1 DNA:
- a CDS encoding ATP-binding protein, which produces MKRKIGKFKSSIATLELQDRVLRENTLILAEPGSGKTHLANKIREFVIESGIPTLYLDFSDPTPDQVEEKFKISSDFYYMHFNESDEFDAALDTAIAERKNIYMAVSPAFFASKRDIKSKLSQMMQKRELLENYYYIMQEIASLEGFYTKFEDFIFYIFDLVNLKKFGLTFLAQPHEMFENPRIKLLFSFLFVGRCTNAFYYNTTVLRSMEPNTFLYQHRVDNRSLLFNNIQSDIVFIDK; this is translated from the coding sequence ATGAAACGAAAAATCGGAAAATTTAAAAGTTCTATCGCGACTCTCGAACTTCAAGACCGCGTATTGCGCGAAAATACCCTTATTCTGGCGGAACCGGGTTCAGGAAAAACACACCTTGCAAATAAAATTCGAGAATTTGTAATTGAGAGCGGTATTCCTACCCTTTATCTCGATTTTTCCGATCCTACCCCGGATCAAGTTGAAGAAAAATTCAAAATCAGCAGCGATTTTTACTATATGCATTTTAATGAAAGTGATGAGTTTGATGCTGCATTGGACACCGCAATCGCGGAACGTAAAAATATCTATATGGCAGTCAGCCCTGCATTTTTTGCAAGTAAACGGGATATCAAAAGCAAGCTTTCTCAAATGATGCAAAAGCGTGAACTTTTGGAAAATTATTACTACATTATGCAGGAAATCGCCAGCCTAGAAGGGTTTTATACCAAATTCGAAGACTTTATTTTCTATATCTTCGATCTTGTTAACCTGAAAAAATTCGGCCTCACCTTTTTGGCACAGCCGCATGAGATGTTTGAGAACCCGCGTATTAAACTTCTGTTTTCATTCCTCTTTGTCGGTCGTTGTACGAATGCTTTTTATTACAATACGACAGTTCTTCGCTCGATGGAACCGAATACCTTCTTGTATCAGCATCGCGTCGATAATCGTTCCCTTCTCTTTAACAATATCCAAAGCGATATCGTCTTTATCGACAAATAA
- a CDS encoding heavy metal-associated domain-containing protein, giving the protein MGRIAISLLLLVSLAYAKEWKLHINGMHCIACTLAVKKALMGVSGVQEAKVNFKNESALVITDEKITLRMMQDSVAQTGYSAIAQVQK; this is encoded by the coding sequence ATGGGGAGAATAGCCATCAGCTTGCTTCTATTGGTCTCTCTCGCGTACGCCAAAGAGTGGAAGCTCCATATCAACGGAATGCACTGCATCGCCTGCACACTGGCGGTTAAAAAAGCGTTGATGGGTGTCTCAGGAGTTCAAGAGGCGAAAGTCAATTTTAAAAATGAGAGTGCGCTCGTTATAACAGATGAGAAGATTACGCTTCGGATGATGCAGGATTCCGTGGCACAGACTGGGTATAGCGCCATAGCGCAGGTACAAAAATAA
- the mnmH gene encoding tRNA 2-selenouridine(34) synthase MnmH, with protein MIQTIPIETFLESQNTYDLIIDARSPHEYGESHVPSAQNFYALSDEEHHEIGTIYKQISPFEARVKGASYVCLNAARHIHDIYPTFTPNSRIAIYCARGGMRSSSLGTILSDIGYRIDRVIGGYKSYRTFVTDYLENLPPLHFITLAGNTGCGKSDLLSELDNVIDLEKMANHYGSVFGDVNGAQPTQKEFQNRLTHALLALNPAQSAFVEAESKRIGKIMLPAALYKQMESGFRVEITAPLEQRVERIMRMYDAMDERFFMARMERISPYISRDDKDSSITAFLNGDLSRVSEILLTQYYDKVYKVTIKPDVSICNDDLTKTLEILRGIQDEQRR; from the coding sequence ATGATACAAACCATACCGATTGAAACCTTTTTAGAATCCCAAAATACTTATGACCTTATCATCGATGCGCGAAGTCCGCACGAGTACGGTGAATCCCACGTCCCCTCTGCGCAAAATTTTTACGCGCTAAGTGACGAAGAACATCACGAAATCGGGACGATATACAAACAGATATCCCCATTTGAAGCACGTGTAAAGGGAGCTTCGTATGTCTGTCTCAACGCGGCTCGCCACATTCACGATATCTATCCGACATTTACCCCAAACTCCAGAATAGCGATCTATTGCGCACGCGGCGGTATGCGTTCTTCCTCACTCGGAACGATCTTGTCCGATATAGGATACCGGATCGACCGTGTTATCGGAGGATACAAATCGTACCGAACGTTTGTGACCGACTATTTGGAGAATCTCCCGCCACTGCACTTTATAACCCTTGCCGGAAATACGGGGTGTGGCAAAAGCGACCTCCTGAGTGAACTGGACAATGTGATCGATCTTGAAAAAATGGCCAATCACTACGGTTCGGTCTTCGGCGATGTCAACGGCGCACAACCCACCCAAAAAGAGTTCCAAAATCGGTTGACCCATGCCCTTCTCGCTCTTAATCCAGCCCAAAGTGCTTTTGTCGAAGCCGAGAGCAAACGGATCGGAAAAATCATGCTCCCCGCTGCACTTTACAAGCAGATGGAATCGGGATTTCGCGTTGAGATCACGGCACCTCTGGAACAGAGAGTGGAGCGGATCATGCGAATGTACGATGCGATGGATGAGCGCTTTTTTATGGCGCGGATGGAACGAATTTCTCCCTACATCAGCCGTGACGATAAAGATTCCAGTATCACCGCATTTCTTAACGGTGATTTGTCCAGAGTTTCTGAGATCTTATTGACGCAGTATTACGACAAAGTTTACAAAGTGACCATCAAGCCTGATGTAAGTATCTGCAATGATGACCTCACAAAAACACTCGAAATTCTCAGAGGAATTCAAGATGAACAACGACGCTAA
- a CDS encoding sulfurtransferase TusA family protein: MILDCRDMDCPAPVLETKKALDALPEDAVLIVEVNTLSGRENCKRFALSQHCTFSEEELAHGATRLIIVKGRGYVENDEENPVDVMMQQERRSAVLILFGALITALLSASCCLVPTLFMVFGISFAGVINVPELNSYRWLFTAFAVLMLSIGFYQMVIKKQIECDCVPSLTSKILLILFWGLFLFSLAALFYPYYEVLIWGE, encoded by the coding sequence ATGATCCTAGACTGCCGTGATATGGATTGCCCGGCTCCCGTACTGGAGACAAAAAAGGCTCTCGATGCCCTCCCAGAAGATGCCGTCCTTATCGTAGAGGTCAACACTCTATCAGGACGGGAAAACTGTAAGCGCTTTGCCCTCTCACAGCACTGCACCTTTAGTGAAGAGGAACTTGCCCATGGGGCTACCCGTCTCATCATCGTAAAAGGGAGAGGATACGTTGAGAACGACGAAGAGAACCCCGTCGATGTCATGATGCAGCAGGAGCGGCGCAGTGCGGTACTCATACTGTTCGGTGCACTCATCACGGCGCTTCTCTCTGCCTCATGTTGTTTGGTTCCGACCCTTTTTATGGTGTTCGGCATCTCCTTCGCAGGGGTTATCAATGTTCCCGAACTCAACAGTTATCGGTGGCTATTTACCGCCTTTGCCGTTTTGATGCTGAGCATCGGATTTTACCAAATGGTGATCAAAAAACAGATCGAATGCGATTGTGTCCCAAGCCTCACTTCTAAAATCTTATTGATCCTTTTTTGGGGACTCTTTCTCTTTAGCCTTGCCGCCCTCTTCTATCCCTATTATGAGGTATTGATATGGGGAGAATAG
- a CDS encoding transglutaminase-like domain-containing protein, translating into MHRREFIKKTAITGAICLTPSFLNASSTPTIKEGLAVYELRWSFDLSHHSTKECSLWVPLPSDINGFQRIIELGNTTNAESHFESDHNLCGARTFYVHWEKSAVSKTLEITMSIALRDRQCDFRPKRICPETLEKAREFLAPSAHIPTNGAVAKVAKSIVGGEKNPLKKARKIYDWIVANSYRDESVQGCGVGSPNAMLATLEKEGRMGGKCLDMSALCVALMRASAIPAREVMGIRLGASRLSPAFGAGEDNTKAQHCKVEFFIPNMGWIPCDPADITKLVLKEGIDKNSPRARELANKFFGFWENNWMALNHARDFNLSPANTQGTLDSFGYPYGEVDGEYLDPFDPRNYRYTFHSLRGVL; encoded by the coding sequence ATGCATAGACGCGAATTCATTAAAAAAACAGCTATTACGGGGGCGATTTGCCTCACCCCCTCTTTTCTTAACGCCTCTTCAACACCGACGATCAAAGAAGGTCTTGCAGTGTATGAACTCCGCTGGAGCTTTGATCTCTCCCACCATAGCACCAAAGAGTGTTCCCTATGGGTTCCCCTCCCCTCCGATATCAACGGATTTCAGCGCATTATCGAGCTTGGAAACACAACCAATGCAGAGAGCCATTTCGAGAGCGATCACAACCTCTGCGGCGCCCGTACTTTTTATGTCCATTGGGAAAAAAGTGCCGTGAGCAAAACACTCGAAATAACGATGAGTATTGCGCTGAGAGATCGCCAATGCGATTTCCGCCCCAAACGAATCTGCCCCGAAACACTCGAAAAAGCGAGAGAGTTTTTAGCCCCCTCAGCCCATATCCCCACCAACGGAGCCGTTGCCAAAGTTGCCAAAAGTATCGTCGGAGGAGAAAAAAATCCCCTCAAAAAAGCCCGCAAAATCTACGACTGGATTGTGGCGAACAGCTACCGTGATGAGAGCGTACAAGGATGCGGCGTAGGCAGCCCGAATGCGATGTTAGCAACGTTGGAAAAAGAGGGTCGCATGGGAGGCAAGTGCCTCGATATGTCGGCACTCTGCGTTGCGCTGATGCGCGCCAGCGCTATCCCCGCACGTGAGGTGATGGGGATTCGGCTCGGAGCTTCACGTCTCTCTCCTGCCTTTGGAGCGGGCGAAGATAATACCAAAGCACAGCATTGTAAGGTGGAATTTTTTATCCCGAATATGGGATGGATACCGTGCGACCCTGCCGACATCACGAAACTGGTACTCAAAGAAGGAATCGATAAAAACTCCCCCCGCGCCCGTGAACTCGCCAACAAATTCTTCGGCTTTTGGGAGAACAACTGGATGGCACTCAACCACGCCCGCGATTTCAATCTCTCCCCCGCCAATACCCAAGGTACCCTCGACTCGTTCGGCTACCCGTACGGCGAAGTGGACGGCGAATACCTCGACCCCTTTGATCCGAGAAACTATCGCTATACGTTCCACTCCCTCAGAGGTGTTCTATGA
- a CDS encoding response regulator: protein MRENLSEYTLLYAEDENNVQAKMNEYFESYFKAVYSASDGQEALELYNRYMPDVVILDINMPKINGLEVARRIRKEDAGTRIIMLTAHSEKELLLQATEIDMSKYLIKPISPIDLKQALDKVATELISTPNKSAKNRLEYTIDKEGLILKNKTLLELSKNERRVLGLLIKNIGYSVGYETFFYDEEGNTETNNEASLRNIMVKLRKKCPDLNIKNIKDVGYIAYCQE from the coding sequence GTGAGAGAAAATTTGAGTGAATATACTCTTCTCTATGCGGAAGACGAGAACAACGTGCAAGCAAAAATGAATGAGTATTTTGAATCCTACTTTAAAGCCGTTTACTCTGCATCCGATGGTCAAGAGGCGCTGGAATTATATAACCGCTATATGCCTGATGTGGTCATACTTGACATCAATATGCCAAAAATAAATGGCTTGGAAGTAGCGCGAAGAATTCGAAAAGAGGATGCAGGAACACGGATCATTATGTTAACGGCTCACTCCGAAAAAGAGTTGTTATTGCAAGCGACTGAGATTGATATGAGCAAATATCTCATCAAGCCGATATCTCCGATTGATCTTAAACAAGCTCTTGATAAAGTGGCTACGGAGTTGATATCTACCCCTAATAAATCGGCTAAAAATAGGCTTGAATATACCATTGATAAAGAAGGGCTGATTCTTAAGAATAAAACTCTTCTGGAACTTTCAAAAAACGAGCGGAGGGTTTTAGGTCTTCTTATTAAAAACATTGGATACTCCGTGGGATATGAGACTTTTTTTTACGATGAAGAGGGTAATACCGAAACGAATAATGAAGCATCCCTACGTAATATAATGGTCAAACTTCGTAAAAAATGCCCCGATCTTAATATCAAAAACATCAAAGATGTAGGATACATCGCTTATTGTCAAGAGTAG
- a CDS encoding YaeQ family protein — protein MAAGSTIYKAQLSIADMDRNYYETHEITIAQHPSETDQRLMIRLAAFALNASDQMVITKGIGGDDEPELWEKNYGGEVVLWIDLGQMDEKRLRKACGRSEQVIVYTYNLKSATAWWRQYGTTFARFKNLRVIHLDAEEIEKLCARSMRLQCNICDGELSFHSERGDVTILQEPWQ, from the coding sequence ATGGCGGCAGGTTCGACGATTTACAAAGCACAGCTGAGCATAGCCGATATGGATCGCAACTACTACGAGACTCACGAGATCACAATCGCACAGCACCCCTCCGAGACGGATCAGCGTTTAATGATCCGTCTTGCAGCATTTGCTCTTAATGCGTCCGACCAGATGGTTATCACAAAAGGGATCGGAGGGGATGACGAACCCGAACTGTGGGAGAAAAACTACGGCGGCGAAGTGGTGCTGTGGATCGATTTGGGACAGATGGATGAGAAACGGCTCCGAAAGGCGTGCGGACGCTCTGAACAGGTCATCGTTTATACCTATAACCTCAAAAGTGCCACCGCATGGTGGAGACAATACGGTACGACGTTTGCGCGGTTTAAAAATCTCCGTGTAATCCATTTAGATGCGGAGGAAATAGAGAAGCTGTGTGCACGCTCTATGCGTCTGCAATGCAATATCTGTGACGGAGAGCTCAGTTTTCACAGTGAACGGGGAGATGTTACGATACTACAAGAACCGTGGCAATAA
- a CDS encoding HAMP domain-containing sensor histidine kinase, whose protein sequence is MAVFSYQNYQTVHRQLTLLEDEKFASIAKTVEPAISINYALGLESGYKNAIKQLFDTNSEIIKVTLSDTAMKPFYEASQQRHIDTDESSRELKIEMHDSLLGTSSGFITIHYTHSKFLYTTIDAYNSFLIHMLYLFIGLMIILMLLIHFSIKPLKNLTKTLSSYMPGVKMEIAPMEGKNEVAVINNATIEMLKKVEEELKKRMQSEKELSHKSRLESMGEMIDNIAHQWRQPLMNINAILLTIDRAYELGKLDEKYLEKTIKEATDLTGHMSQTIEDFRSFFRKDNETETVNINDILTYSLNLLSSVTKNIIVCFEKADEITLSLYKNELIQVIISILTNAVDILEQRNIPNKKIFLSVAEYPEEITIIIEDNGGGIADEHIHRIFEPYYSTKHHCGGSGLGLYICKMIIEEHMDGLIAVQNTHSGAQFTITLKKGIL, encoded by the coding sequence ATGGCTGTTTTTAGCTATCAAAATTATCAGACCGTCCATAGACAACTCACTCTATTGGAAGATGAAAAGTTTGCTTCGATTGCGAAAACTGTTGAGCCTGCTATCAGTATCAACTATGCTTTAGGACTCGAAAGCGGCTATAAAAATGCCATCAAACAGCTTTTTGATACCAATTCTGAAATCATTAAGGTAACATTGAGCGATACAGCAATGAAACCGTTTTATGAAGCGTCGCAACAGAGACATATCGATACTGATGAGTCATCAAGAGAGTTGAAGATCGAAATGCATGACAGTTTATTAGGGACGTCTTCAGGTTTTATCACCATTCATTACACCCATTCCAAATTTTTGTACACGACGATTGATGCGTATAACTCATTTTTGATCCATATGTTATATTTGTTTATCGGACTGATGATTATTTTGATGTTACTGATCCATTTTTCAATCAAGCCGCTAAAAAATCTTACGAAAACGCTGAGTTCTTATATGCCTGGGGTAAAAATGGAGATCGCCCCTATGGAGGGGAAAAATGAAGTTGCAGTCATCAATAATGCAACCATCGAAATGCTCAAAAAAGTGGAAGAAGAGCTAAAAAAACGGATGCAATCCGAAAAAGAGCTTTCCCATAAAAGTCGCCTCGAATCGATGGGGGAGATGATCGATAATATCGCCCATCAGTGGCGTCAACCCCTTATGAACATTAATGCGATTTTACTGACTATCGACCGAGCTTATGAACTGGGGAAACTGGATGAAAAGTATCTGGAAAAGACGATTAAAGAGGCGACCGATCTAACGGGTCATATGTCTCAAACCATCGAAGACTTTAGAAGTTTCTTTCGCAAAGACAACGAAACGGAAACGGTAAATATCAACGATATTCTCACCTATTCATTGAACCTTCTCAGTAGTGTTACTAAGAATATAATCGTCTGTTTTGAGAAAGCCGATGAGATCACCCTGTCTCTCTATAAAAATGAACTAATTCAAGTTATTATCAGCATACTGACCAATGCCGTAGATATTTTAGAACAGCGTAATATCCCAAATAAAAAGATTTTTCTCTCCGTAGCGGAGTATCCTGAGGAGATTACTATCATCATTGAAGATAACGGCGGAGGGATCGCCGATGAGCATATCCACCGTATTTTTGAACCCTATTACTCTACGAAACATCACTGCGGCGGCAGTGGACTGGGACTTTATATCTGCAAAATGATTATCGAAGAACATATGGATGGTTTGATAGCCGTTCAAAATACGCACAGCGGTGCACAATTTACTATTACGTTAAAAAAGGGGATATTGTGA
- a CDS encoding TonB-dependent receptor — protein sequence MMYKKIVCCLLTSVSLFAQEKSDFESLFKEVSNFTTQTNINIDHQPSVLTVLYSDDLQAMGVRTLNEAFEFVPGIETSMSSSGNNKVITRGASEPNNFVSIKMKYFIDGVDLSYNYYGDFPIELIDRIEVLRGGASAIYGQGAFLGAVNVITKSAIKSANNSVNVESGSFNYRKGSALLHTQVGGWDIGFDTYYKKHERTVDAPNAPVALLSAPLPAMYGVNGTFSGEKISREGLKEGGFGLIAHNDEWTFTSRYFQKHSQNYYGFFGVLDFDDNGYTQYRTATAQLTYESKLSDDFALKADVGVLQDHYEVNTYYYQIEPNMVGLTNPHFNMQHTMQTTYSEVALENEQFDNHKFKIGVYAGYVDLSKNHYATNVDVISQIGVPDPFFPGVYWANQTQLTTLSGDRSFYTLPSEKQRLLSYYFQELYHASDVLDISLNVRLDDYEHFNSMLSWRGALVYSEDDVNIYKLIASRAYRAPSYTEAYLTNHLGIYVGNPALKPESVDTYEAAYVYTKPNQTLRANIYYSIYKNAIDATFDNQFIYHNNAQHRYSHGLELEYTQEFENRSKLMLNGSYTQYKYTNVNLGTNIEIDNPNISQVMAHAAYIYPVMSSLNWSNVARYYGKKELAKYNGEIDDILLVDSTLQYRFSKDLTAAFIVKNVFDTTYYYPSSGINVSPMQREGRVVYANLQYDF from the coding sequence ATGATGTATAAAAAAATTGTTTGCTGTTTATTAACATCGGTTTCTCTTTTTGCGCAAGAAAAAAGTGATTTTGAGTCACTTTTTAAAGAAGTGAGCAATTTCACGACTCAGACCAACATCAACATCGATCATCAACCCTCTGTTCTCACAGTGCTTTACAGTGATGACTTGCAAGCAATGGGCGTTAGAACCCTCAATGAAGCTTTTGAGTTTGTCCCCGGAATCGAAACGTCGATGTCATCCTCCGGAAATAATAAAGTAATCACGAGAGGGGCGAGTGAGCCCAATAATTTTGTCTCCATCAAAATGAAATATTTTATTGACGGTGTAGACCTCAGTTATAACTACTATGGAGATTTTCCTATTGAACTCATTGATCGAATAGAAGTCTTGCGTGGTGGAGCATCTGCCATCTACGGACAAGGTGCCTTTCTAGGCGCGGTTAATGTCATCACGAAATCGGCTATCAAAAGTGCCAATAACAGCGTTAATGTGGAATCCGGAAGTTTTAATTATCGTAAAGGATCAGCTCTCTTACATACGCAAGTCGGCGGTTGGGACATAGGCTTTGATACCTATTATAAAAAGCATGAGCGGACGGTAGATGCTCCTAATGCACCGGTGGCACTATTATCCGCTCCATTGCCTGCGATGTATGGGGTTAACGGTACTTTTAGCGGTGAAAAAATATCACGCGAGGGGTTAAAAGAGGGCGGCTTCGGGCTTATTGCCCATAATGATGAGTGGACATTTACCTCTCGTTATTTTCAAAAACACTCTCAAAATTACTACGGTTTTTTTGGTGTGTTGGATTTTGATGATAATGGGTACACACAATACCGCACGGCAACCGCACAGCTCACCTACGAGTCTAAGCTCTCCGATGATTTTGCCCTTAAAGCGGATGTTGGAGTTTTGCAGGATCACTATGAGGTAAATACCTACTATTATCAGATCGAGCCCAATATGGTCGGTTTGACGAATCCTCATTTTAATATGCAGCATACGATGCAAACGACCTATTCGGAGGTTGCCCTTGAAAATGAGCAGTTTGACAATCACAAGTTTAAAATCGGTGTTTATGCCGGATATGTAGACTTGAGTAAAAATCACTATGCGACCAATGTTGATGTTATTAGCCAAATCGGTGTTCCCGATCCGTTTTTTCCTGGAGTGTATTGGGCTAATCAAACACAGCTTACGACACTCAGCGGTGATAGAAGCTTTTATACGCTACCCAGCGAGAAGCAAAGATTGCTCTCGTATTATTTTCAAGAGCTGTATCATGCCAGTGATGTACTAGATATTTCACTCAATGTTCGGCTTGATGATTATGAGCATTTTAACTCCATGCTCAGTTGGCGCGGGGCATTGGTCTATTCAGAAGATGATGTAAACATCTATAAGCTTATAGCTTCCAGAGCGTATCGTGCACCATCGTACACGGAGGCGTATTTGACCAATCATTTGGGAATCTATGTCGGAAACCCTGCACTTAAACCTGAAAGTGTCGATACTTACGAGGCGGCGTATGTATACACCAAGCCCAATCAGACACTGAGAGCCAACATATACTATTCCATTTATAAAAATGCGATTGATGCCACTTTTGATAATCAGTTTATTTATCACAACAACGCACAACATCGTTATAGCCATGGCCTTGAATTGGAATATACCCAAGAGTTTGAAAATCGCTCGAAACTTATGCTCAATGGTAGTTATACGCAATATAAATATACAAATGTCAATCTCGGAACAAATATTGAAATCGACAACCCGAATATTTCACAAGTTATGGCTCATGCGGCCTATATTTATCCGGTAATGTCCTCTCTGAACTGGAGTAATGTTGCACGATACTACGGTAAAAAAGAGTTGGCTAAATACAACGGAGAGATCGATGATATTTTACTTGTGGACTCAACACTGCAGTATCGGTTTTCAAAAGATTTAACCGCAGCGTTTATCGTTAAAAATGTATTCGATACGACCTATTATTATCCCTCTTCCGGGATAAATGTCTCACCGATGCAGCGAGAAGGAAGAGTTGTCTATGCCAATTTACAATATGATTTTTAA
- the selD gene encoding selenide, water dikinase SelD, with the protein MNNDAKLTKFVRASGCAAKLSPGSLENVTCHLKSFHKDLLVGFEGNEDAGVYRISSDLAMVQTVDFITPVVDDPFIYGQIAAANSLSDVFAMGGDAKTALNLVGFDGKNLPTEVLTEILRGGQSKAQECGAVIVGGHTIETPEMLYGLSCTGFVHPDKILRNNTVSEGDLIVLTKPLGLGILITAIKADLLDEPTVMKVAETMRTLNYKASLIAREFDAHACTDVTGFGFLGHLAEMSGGTKTIEVECSAVPFFAEALPMASMGIIPAGSYANKEYLESKVHFKRNVGADLEMILFDAQTSGGLMIAATPKNAEKMVERCLNEGIPAVIVAQVLAKTNSDIVIL; encoded by the coding sequence ATGAACAACGACGCTAAGCTCACAAAATTTGTCCGGGCCTCGGGATGCGCTGCCAAACTCTCCCCCGGCTCGCTCGAAAACGTCACTTGTCATCTGAAATCGTTTCACAAAGATTTACTCGTCGGATTTGAGGGGAATGAGGATGCGGGCGTGTACCGCATCAGCAGTGATCTTGCGATGGTACAGACGGTTGATTTTATCACCCCCGTGGTCGATGATCCCTTCATCTACGGTCAAATTGCGGCGGCTAATTCTCTAAGCGACGTCTTCGCCATGGGGGGCGATGCCAAGACGGCACTCAATCTCGTCGGATTTGACGGAAAAAACCTCCCCACCGAAGTGCTCACCGAGATTCTACGCGGCGGGCAAAGCAAAGCGCAAGAGTGCGGTGCGGTAATCGTCGGCGGACATACGATCGAAACCCCTGAGATGCTTTATGGTCTCTCATGCACCGGATTTGTCCACCCCGATAAAATACTCCGTAACAATACAGTAAGCGAAGGGGATTTGATCGTCCTCACCAAACCTCTGGGACTGGGAATCCTGATCACCGCAATCAAAGCAGACCTGCTGGATGAGCCTACCGTGATGAAGGTCGCTGAAACGATGCGTACCCTCAACTATAAAGCCTCCCTCATCGCACGGGAGTTTGACGCCCATGCGTGTACCGATGTGACGGGATTCGGATTTTTAGGTCATTTGGCGGAGATGAGCGGAGGCACTAAAACGATAGAAGTAGAGTGCTCCGCCGTCCCGTTTTTCGCCGAAGCGTTACCGATGGCATCGATGGGGATTATCCCTGCTGGAAGCTATGCCAACAAAGAGTATCTCGAATCCAAAGTACACTTCAAACGTAACGTCGGAGCCGATCTGGAGATGATCCTTTTCGATGCCCAAACATCGGGGGGACTTATGATTGCGGCGACCCCTAAAAATGCCGAAAAGATGGTAGAACGGTGTCTGAACGAGGGGATACCTGCTGTGATTGTTGCTCAAGTTCTCGCTAAAACAAATAGTGACATTGTAATACTATGA